The following proteins come from a genomic window of Neptunomonas concharum:
- a CDS encoding energy transducer TonB — translation MINAAPSLPKPKSITPVDRLGFTLFMAVALHAVAIMGSSFVNTQKAPPIRTLEITLAQQPTETKPKEADFLAQANQEGSGTLEEKRLLSTTEKSVFQDDKIRDQAALPTPQIEEPTPLTSEQPKAVISDKDGSAERTEKTPRKVVTTTEKKKTQRSPKPKKTEATKSQPKSGQSSALLAHSLEIANLQAQLKMQQEQFAKRPRVRRLTSVSTTIHEDAIYLDNWRRRVEMIGNLNYPEDARKNKLYGTLRVLVSIKPDGSLKNVEILKSSGHKTLDDAAVRIVRLAAPFQPFSVEMRKSTDILEIIRTWKFEKTTHLY, via the coding sequence GTGATCAACGCAGCACCTTCTCTACCAAAACCCAAGTCGATCACCCCGGTTGACCGACTTGGTTTCACCCTGTTTATGGCAGTGGCTCTACATGCTGTTGCCATTATGGGTAGCTCCTTCGTTAACACCCAAAAAGCGCCTCCTATCAGAACGCTAGAGATCACCTTGGCGCAACAGCCCACTGAAACCAAACCCAAAGAGGCCGACTTCCTTGCCCAAGCGAATCAGGAAGGAAGCGGAACACTGGAAGAAAAGAGACTACTTTCTACAACGGAAAAGTCTGTCTTTCAGGATGACAAAATACGTGACCAAGCAGCACTACCCACGCCTCAGATTGAGGAGCCAACACCCCTCACCAGCGAACAGCCTAAAGCGGTAATATCTGATAAAGACGGTAGCGCGGAGCGGACCGAAAAAACACCTCGCAAGGTTGTGACAACAACAGAAAAGAAAAAGACGCAGCGCTCCCCTAAGCCTAAAAAAACCGAAGCGACTAAGAGCCAACCCAAGAGCGGTCAATCCAGCGCACTACTCGCCCATAGTTTAGAGATTGCTAATTTACAAGCGCAACTCAAAATGCAGCAGGAACAGTTTGCAAAGCGGCCTAGAGTTCGCCGTTTAACCTCCGTTTCAACCACTATTCATGAAGATGCGATCTATCTTGATAATTGGCGACGACGTGTCGAGATGATCGGCAATCTTAACTATCCAGAAGATGCGCGGAAGAATAAGCTGTATGGCACGCTAAGGGTATTAGTTTCTATCAAACCTGACGGCAGCCTGAAAAACGTTGAAATACTGAAGTCTTCAGGGCATAAAACCCTTGATGATGCTGCCGTTCGTATCGTCAGACTCGCCGCGCCTTTCCAACCGTTCAGCGTCGAGATGCGAAAAAGCACAGATATTCTCGAAATTATCCGCACCTGGAAATTTGAGAAAACCACACATTTGTACTAA
- the gshB gene encoding glutathione synthase — protein sequence MALKVGIVMDPIDSINFKKDSSLAMLRAAQEKGWELWYMEQSHVYLRDGKALAKMAPLTVRMDPENWFTRGEYRSAPLSDLDVILMRKDPPFDNEFMYTTHLLEMAEKEGTLVVNRPQSLRDFNEKLFATHFPQCCPPVLVTRDNQLLRDFHKEHGDVIFKPLDGMGGASIFRIREDGVNLGVIIETLTDHGKQTIMAQKYIPEIVDGDKRILMINGEPIPYALARIPTGGETRGNLAAGGRGEGRPLTDRDRWICEQVGPSLKAQGLLFVGLDVIGDYLTEINVTSPTCIRELDTQFDLDIAGQLMDAIEAQRKGSE from the coding sequence ATGGCACTAAAAGTCGGCATCGTCATGGATCCCATTGACAGTATCAATTTTAAAAAAGACAGTTCGCTTGCGATGTTGCGTGCCGCCCAGGAGAAAGGCTGGGAGCTTTGGTACATGGAGCAAAGCCATGTATATCTTCGAGATGGTAAAGCTTTAGCGAAGATGGCACCGCTGACGGTTAGAATGGATCCAGAAAATTGGTTTACCCGCGGCGAATATCGTAGCGCACCTTTAAGTGACCTAGATGTCATTTTAATGCGCAAAGATCCTCCGTTCGACAATGAGTTTATGTACACCACTCACCTGCTTGAAATGGCTGAAAAAGAGGGAACTTTAGTTGTTAATCGTCCCCAGAGTTTACGAGACTTCAACGAAAAGCTGTTTGCGACACATTTCCCCCAATGCTGCCCTCCAGTCTTGGTTACTCGCGACAATCAGCTTCTAAGGGATTTTCACAAAGAGCATGGCGATGTCATTTTCAAACCATTAGATGGCATGGGCGGCGCTTCGATTTTTCGTATTCGCGAAGATGGTGTCAACTTGGGCGTAATCATCGAAACGCTGACCGATCATGGGAAGCAGACAATCATGGCGCAAAAGTATATCCCCGAAATTGTAGACGGTGACAAACGTATTTTAATGATTAATGGCGAACCTATCCCTTATGCGCTTGCTCGCATCCCTACAGGGGGCGAAACACGAGGTAACTTAGCAGCAGGTGGGCGAGGAGAAGGCAGACCACTGACAGATCGTGACCGCTGGATCTGCGAACAAGTAGGCCCTTCATTAAAAGCACAGGGATTGCTTTTTGTTGGCCTAGACGTGATTGGTGATTACCTAACCGAAATCAACGTAACCAGCCCAACCTGTATCCGCGAGTTGGATACGCAGTTCGATCTAGACATTGCTGGTCAACTCATGGATGCCATCGAAGCACAACGGAAAGGTTCTGAGTGA